Proteins from one Gibbsiella quercinecans genomic window:
- a CDS encoding formate C-acetyltransferase, with protein MTSRIERLKAALFSAPREISLERALLYTASHRQTEGQPTLLRRARATAHILDHVAIGIRDDELIAGNRTIKPRAGIVSPEMDPYWLLQELDTFPTRPQDRFAISEQDKHVYREQLYPYWAQRSMKDFINGQMPAAVKAATQTQIFSINQTDKGQGHIIIDYPRLLNNGLDALLAELQHYVAQQPDNAFYQAALLLLQASQRHILRYAGLAQQMAAACENAARKAELLRIAHISEQVAHQRPQDFYQACQLFWYMNIILQYESNASSLSLGRFDQYMLSFYQASLNQGDDPAFLRELLESLWVKCNDIVLLRSTASARYFAGFPTGYTILLGGLTETGRSAVNVLSFLCLDAYQSIRLPQPNLGVRVNEFIDRPFLLKTAETIRLGTGIPQVFNDEVVVPAFLNRGVTLEDARDYSVVGCVELSIPGRTYGLHDIAMFNLLKVMELALLENEGNAALTYPQLLSQIREKIRHYVRLMAEGSNVCDIGHRDWAPVPLLSSFVEDCLQSGKDITAGGARYNFSGVQGIGIANLSDSLYALKGLVFDQQRVSFDQLLATLKDNFATQEGQKIRARLINRFDKYGNDIDEVDLISAELLRFYCKEVEKYRNPRGGQFTPGSYTVSAHVPLGAVVGATPDGRLAGEQLADGGLSPMLGQDAQGPTAVLKSVSKLDNYLLSNGTLLNVKFTPSTLEGQAGLNKLADFLGAFTKLKLQHIQFNVVNAETLRAAQARPQDYAGLVVRVAGYSAFFVELSKEIQDDIIRRTAHQL; from the coding sequence ATGACATCCCGTATCGAACGCCTGAAAGCCGCCCTGTTTTCCGCCCCGCGCGAAATCTCGCTGGAGCGGGCGCTGCTGTATACCGCCAGCCACCGCCAGACCGAAGGGCAACCCACCCTGCTGCGGCGGGCCAGGGCCACGGCGCATATCCTCGATCACGTGGCGATCGGCATCCGTGATGATGAACTGATCGCCGGCAACCGTACCATCAAACCGCGCGCCGGCATTGTGTCGCCGGAGATGGACCCCTACTGGCTGCTGCAGGAGCTTGATACCTTCCCTACCCGCCCACAGGATCGCTTCGCCATTTCTGAACAGGATAAACACGTATACCGCGAACAGCTCTACCCTTACTGGGCACAGCGCTCCATGAAGGATTTCATCAACGGCCAGATGCCGGCGGCGGTCAAGGCCGCCACCCAGACCCAAATTTTCAGTATCAACCAGACCGATAAAGGCCAGGGGCATATCATCATTGATTACCCGCGCTTATTGAATAACGGCCTGGATGCCCTGTTGGCCGAACTGCAGCACTATGTGGCGCAGCAGCCGGACAACGCCTTTTACCAAGCGGCGCTGCTGCTGTTGCAAGCGTCACAGCGACATATCCTGCGCTACGCCGGCCTGGCGCAGCAGATGGCGGCGGCGTGCGAAAACGCCGCGCGCAAGGCGGAACTGCTGCGCATCGCCCACATTTCTGAGCAGGTGGCCCATCAACGACCACAGGATTTTTATCAGGCCTGCCAACTGTTCTGGTACATGAACATCATCCTGCAGTATGAATCCAACGCCAGTTCGCTGTCGCTCGGCCGCTTCGATCAGTACATGCTGTCGTTCTACCAGGCTTCGCTCAACCAGGGTGACGATCCGGCCTTCCTGCGCGAACTGCTGGAAAGCCTGTGGGTGAAGTGCAACGACATCGTGCTGCTGCGTTCCACCGCCAGCGCACGCTACTTCGCCGGCTTCCCCACTGGCTACACCATTTTGCTGGGCGGCCTGACGGAGACCGGGCGCAGCGCAGTCAACGTGCTGTCGTTCCTGTGCCTGGACGCCTACCAGAGCATCCGCCTGCCGCAACCGAACCTTGGCGTGCGGGTGAATGAGTTTATCGATCGGCCGTTCCTGCTGAAAACCGCCGAAACCATCCGCCTGGGCACCGGTATCCCGCAGGTGTTCAACGATGAGGTGGTGGTGCCGGCGTTTCTCAACCGCGGCGTCACGCTGGAAGACGCGCGCGATTATTCGGTGGTGGGTTGCGTGGAGCTGTCGATCCCCGGCCGCACCTACGGCCTGCATGATATTGCGATGTTCAACCTGCTGAAGGTGATGGAGCTGGCGCTGCTGGAAAACGAAGGCAACGCCGCGCTGACCTATCCGCAGTTACTCAGCCAGATCCGGGAAAAAATCCGCCACTACGTCAGGCTGATGGCCGAAGGCAGCAACGTCTGTGATATCGGCCACCGCGACTGGGCGCCGGTGCCGCTGCTGTCGTCGTTCGTGGAAGATTGCCTGCAAAGCGGCAAAGACATTACCGCCGGCGGCGCCCGCTATAACTTCTCCGGCGTGCAGGGTATCGGTATCGCCAACCTAAGCGACTCGCTGTATGCCCTTAAGGGGCTGGTGTTTGATCAGCAGCGCGTGAGCTTCGATCAGTTGTTGGCCACGCTGAAAGATAACTTTGCCACCCAGGAAGGGCAGAAAATCCGCGCACGGCTGATCAACCGCTTTGATAAATATGGCAATGATATTGACGAAGTTGACCTGATCAGCGCCGAACTGCTGCGTTTTTACTGCAAAGAGGTGGAAAAATACCGTAACCCGCGCGGCGGCCAGTTCACACCGGGTTCGTATACCGTTTCCGCCCACGTCCCGCTGGGGGCGGTAGTCGGCGCGACGCCGGACGGGCGGCTGGCGGGCGAGCAGTTGGCGGACGGCGGGCTTTCGCCGATGCTGGGCCAGGACGCGCAGGGGCCGACGGCGGTGCTCAAATCGGTCAGTAAGCTGGACAACTACCTGCTGTCCAACGGCACCCTGCTGAACGTGAAGTTCACCCCCAGCACGCTGGAAGGCCAGGCCGGGTTGAACAAGCTGGCGGATTTCCTCGGCGCCTTCACCAAGCTCAAACTGCAGCATATCCAGTTCAACGTGGTAAACGCCGAGACGCTGCGCGCCGCCCAGGCCAGGCCGCAGGACTACGCCGGGCTGGTGGTGCGCGTCGCCGGTTACAGCGCATTCTTCGTTGAGCTGTCGAAGGAGATCCAGGATGACATCATCCGCCGTACAGCGCATCAACTGTAG
- a CDS encoding PTS fructose-like transporter subunit IIB — protein sequence MSIKLVAVTACVSGVAHTYMAAEKLEKLCAQEKWPLKVETQGALGIENPLTEQDLAQADVVLLITDIQLEGSERFTHRRCVQTAINTFLCQPEKAFSAVRKAATSPQETHILVE from the coding sequence ATGTCGATTAAGCTGGTGGCGGTAACCGCCTGCGTCAGTGGCGTTGCGCACACTTATATGGCGGCCGAAAAGCTGGAAAAGCTGTGCGCGCAGGAAAAATGGCCGCTGAAGGTCGAAACCCAGGGAGCATTGGGGATTGAAAACCCCCTGACGGAGCAGGATCTGGCGCAGGCCGATGTGGTGCTGCTGATCACCGATATCCAACTGGAAGGCAGCGAGCGCTTCACCCACCGCCGCTGCGTGCAAACCGCCATCAATACCTTCCTGTGCCAGCCGGAAAAGGCCTTTAGCGCGGTGCGCAAAGCGGCCACCTCACCGCAGGAAACCCATATTCTGGTGGAATAG
- a CDS encoding carboxylate/amino acid/amine transporter yields the protein MFLLVITTILWAFSFSLIGEYLAGQVDSWFSVLIRIGLAALVFLPFLRWRNIRLRVILLYMIVGAFQLGIMYLFSFRAYMYLTVPEFLLFTVLTPLYVTLIYDVISRRRPRWSYVLSALLAVLGAAIIRYHQVSEHFWWGLLLVQAANICFAIGMVGYKRLMEVHPLPQHTAFSWFYLGALIVAVFAWGLWGNPQQLPTTGLQWGVLIWLGVVASGLGYFMWNYGATQVDAGTLGIMNNMHVPAGLLVNLAIWQQQPHWPSFLIGGAVIVASLWVHRRWVAPNSKS from the coding sequence GTGTTTCTTCTGGTTATTACCACCATTTTATGGGCGTTCTCGTTTAGCCTGATTGGCGAATATCTGGCGGGGCAGGTGGATAGCTGGTTTTCGGTGCTGATACGCATCGGGCTGGCGGCGCTGGTGTTTCTGCCGTTCTTGCGCTGGCGCAACATCCGGCTGCGCGTGATCCTGCTGTACATGATCGTCGGCGCTTTCCAGCTTGGCATTATGTATTTGTTCAGCTTCCGCGCTTACATGTACCTGACGGTGCCGGAATTCCTGCTGTTTACCGTGCTGACGCCGTTGTATGTCACGCTGATTTACGATGTGATTAGCCGCCGGCGCCCACGCTGGAGCTATGTGCTGAGCGCGCTGCTGGCGGTGCTGGGCGCGGCGATTATCCGTTATCACCAGGTGAGCGAGCATTTCTGGTGGGGGCTGTTGCTGGTGCAGGCGGCGAATATCTGCTTTGCTATCGGCATGGTGGGTTATAAGCGCCTGATGGAAGTGCATCCGTTGCCGCAGCATACCGCGTTTTCCTGGTTCTACCTGGGGGCGCTGATCGTGGCGGTATTCGCCTGGGGCCTGTGGGGCAACCCGCAGCAACTGCCGACCACCGGCCTGCAGTGGGGGGTATTGATCTGGCTGGGCGTCGTGGCCTCTGGGCTGGGCTACTTCATGTGGAACTACGGCGCTACCCAGGTGGATGCCGGTACGCTGGGCATCATGAATAATATGCACGTGCCCGCCGGGCTGCTGGTCAATCTGGCGATCTGGCAGCAACAGCCGCACTGGCCGAGCTTCCTGATCGGCGGCGCGGTGATTGTCGCTTCGCTGTGGGTGCACCGCCGCTGGGTGGCGCCGAACAGCAAAAGCTGA
- a CDS encoding PTS fructose-like transporter subunit IIB gives MANIIAVTACPSGVAHTYMAAEAIERAAKAKGWQCKVETQGSIGLENELTPQDVAAADLVILTKDIGIKLEERFKGKTVVRVAISDAVKRADAIMDKIAAHLAQTA, from the coding sequence ATGGCTAACATTATTGCTGTAACCGCTTGCCCATCCGGCGTCGCCCACACCTACATGGCCGCCGAAGCCATTGAACGCGCGGCGAAAGCCAAGGGCTGGCAATGCAAGGTAGAAACCCAGGGTTCCATCGGTCTGGAAAACGAACTCACGCCGCAAGACGTGGCCGCCGCCGATCTGGTGATCCTGACCAAAGACATCGGCATCAAGCTTGAAGAACGCTTCAAAGGCAAAACCGTGGTGCGCGTGGCGATCAGCGACGCGGTGAAACGTGCCGACGCCATCATGGACAAGATCGCCGCACACCTGGCGCAAACCGCCTGA
- the ugpQ gene encoding glycerophosphodiester phosphodiesterase: MTTAWPYPHIVAHRGGGSLAPENTLAAIDVGARHGHRMIEFDAKLAQDGQIFLLHDDTLERTSNGWGVAGALPWEKLVQLDAGNWYSAAFKGEALPLLTQVAERCRQHGMMANIEIKPTIGAEEVTGRTVAQAARLLWQGQTDPLLSSFSVEALAAAQAAVPELPRGLLLDAWDDGWRALTERLGCVSLHINHRELTAERVNALKAAGLRILVYTVNSPERARQLLGWGVDCICTDRIDLIGPDFA, encoded by the coding sequence ATGACGACTGCCTGGCCTTATCCTCATATCGTCGCCCACCGCGGTGGTGGTTCTCTGGCGCCGGAAAATACGCTGGCGGCGATCGATGTCGGCGCCCGCCACGGGCACCGGATGATCGAATTTGACGCCAAGTTGGCCCAGGACGGGCAAATTTTCCTATTGCACGACGATACCCTGGAGCGCACCAGCAACGGTTGGGGCGTGGCGGGCGCGCTGCCCTGGGAAAAGCTGGTGCAACTGGACGCTGGCAACTGGTATAGCGCCGCGTTTAAAGGCGAAGCCCTGCCGCTGCTGACGCAGGTGGCCGAACGTTGCCGGCAACACGGCATGATGGCCAACATCGAGATTAAACCGACCATCGGCGCGGAAGAGGTGACCGGCCGCACGGTGGCGCAGGCGGCGCGTTTATTGTGGCAAGGGCAGACCGATCCGTTGCTGTCATCCTTTTCCGTTGAGGCGTTGGCGGCGGCACAGGCGGCGGTGCCTGAATTACCACGTGGCCTGCTGCTGGATGCCTGGGACGACGGCTGGCGCGCATTGACCGAACGGTTGGGCTGCGTGTCGCTGCACATCAACCATCGTGAACTGACGGCGGAGCGGGTTAATGCGCTAAAAGCCGCCGGGCTGCGGATCCTGGTTTATACCGTCAATAGCCCGGAACGTGCGCGCCAGCTACTGGGCTGGGGGGTTGATTGCATCTGTACCGACCGGATCGATTTGATCGGCCCTGACTTTGCGTGA
- the metR gene encoding HTH-type transcriptional regulator MetR, producing the protein MIELKHLRTLQALRNTGSLAAAAAQLHQTQSALSHQFSDLEQRLGFKLFVRKSHPLRFTAQGEILLQLAEQVLPQIQQALQDCREPHQATLRIAIECHSCIQWLTPALDNFRQSWPQVVMDFKSGVTFDPQPALQQGELDLVMTSDILPRSGLHYSPMFDFEVRLVLAPDHPLAAKARIEPEDLADETLMIYPVQRQRLDIWRHFLQPAGISPALKNVDNTLLLIQMVSARMGIAALPHWVVESFERQGLIVTKTLGDGLWSRLYAAVRDGEQRQAVTEAFIRSARQHACQHLPFVRDAGRPGAPALTTLQTSP; encoded by the coding sequence ATGATCGAACTGAAACACTTAAGGACATTGCAGGCACTGCGCAATACTGGCTCGCTGGCCGCTGCCGCTGCACAACTCCATCAAACCCAATCGGCGCTGTCGCACCAGTTCAGCGATCTGGAGCAGCGCCTGGGGTTCAAACTGTTCGTTCGTAAAAGCCATCCCCTGCGTTTTACCGCCCAGGGCGAGATCCTGCTGCAGTTGGCAGAACAGGTTTTACCGCAGATCCAGCAGGCGCTGCAGGACTGCCGCGAACCGCATCAGGCAACGCTGCGCATCGCCATTGAGTGCCACAGCTGTATCCAGTGGCTCACGCCGGCGCTGGACAACTTCCGCCAAAGCTGGCCGCAGGTGGTCATGGATTTTAAATCCGGCGTGACGTTTGATCCACAGCCGGCGCTGCAGCAGGGCGAGCTGGATCTGGTGATGACATCCGACATTCTGCCGCGCAGCGGGCTGCACTATTCGCCTATGTTTGATTTTGAAGTTCGGCTGGTGCTGGCGCCGGACCATCCTTTGGCGGCCAAGGCGCGGATTGAACCGGAAGATCTGGCGGATGAGACGCTGATGATTTACCCGGTGCAGCGCCAACGGCTGGATATCTGGCGCCACTTCTTGCAGCCGGCGGGCATCAGCCCGGCGCTGAAAAACGTCGACAATACGCTGTTGCTGATTCAGATGGTGTCCGCCCGCATGGGCATTGCCGCCCTGCCGCACTGGGTGGTGGAAAGCTTCGAGCGCCAGGGGCTGATCGTCACCAAAACCTTGGGCGACGGCCTGTGGAGCCGGCTGTATGCGGCGGTGCGCGACGGCGAACAGCGCCAGGCGGTAACCGAGGCCTTTATTCGTTCGGCGCGCCAGCATGCGTGCCAACACCTGCCGTTCGTGCGCGACGCCGGCCGCCCAGGGGCACCGGCGCTAACTACGCTACAGACTTCACCTTAG
- a CDS encoding helix-turn-helix domain-containing protein, whose amino-acid sequence MKHPLEAVLAPLLDDPSGVRQVYFAGNQQPAPALAYQVNFPRLELVLSGELDMTWQGSQGDGQQQRLLPGDVLFVPARGWNNPNWQRPVTTLSLLFGKQQLGYSLLQWDGQNTVPLGKGNVGRRGPRVGSFMLQALTELAWHQSDQPTARFLVKGLLSHALDLFSSSVQTASRSQALFGAVRDYLEEHYREPLTRESVAQAFYISPNYLSHLFQKSGGVGFNEYLNHVRLEQAKHLLKRYDMKVKEVAHACGFVDSNYFCRIFRKNTERSPSEYRGQYRSELSERE is encoded by the coding sequence ATGAAACATCCGCTTGAAGCGGTGCTGGCGCCGTTGCTTGACGATCCGTCGGGTGTCCGGCAGGTCTATTTTGCGGGTAACCAGCAGCCGGCGCCGGCGCTGGCCTATCAGGTAAACTTTCCCCGCCTGGAGCTGGTGCTGAGCGGGGAACTGGATATGACATGGCAAGGCAGCCAGGGCGACGGGCAGCAACAGCGGCTGTTGCCGGGGGATGTGCTGTTTGTGCCGGCGCGCGGCTGGAACAACCCCAACTGGCAGCGGCCGGTCACGACGCTGAGCCTGCTTTTCGGCAAACAACAGTTGGGCTACAGCCTATTACAATGGGATGGGCAGAACACGGTGCCGCTGGGAAAAGGCAACGTCGGGCGCCGTGGCCCACGCGTCGGCTCATTTATGCTGCAGGCGTTGACCGAACTGGCCTGGCACCAGAGCGATCAGCCCACCGCGCGTTTTCTGGTCAAAGGGTTGCTGAGCCATGCGCTGGATCTGTTCAGCTCTTCGGTGCAAACCGCCTCGCGCAGCCAGGCGCTGTTTGGCGCGGTGCGCGATTATCTGGAAGAACACTACCGCGAGCCGCTAACCCGTGAATCGGTGGCGCAGGCGTTTTATATCTCCCCGAACTATCTCTCCCACCTGTTCCAAAAATCCGGCGGCGTCGGGTTCAATGAATACCTGAACCATGTGCGCCTGGAGCAGGCCAAGCACCTGCTCAAGCGTTACGATATGAAGGTGAAGGAAGTGGCGCACGCCTGCGGCTTTGTCGACAGCAACTATTTCTGCCGTATCTTCCGCAAAAACACCGAGCGTTCGCCCTCGGAATACCGCGGGCAATACCGTAGCGAACTGAGCGAACGGGAATAG
- a CDS encoding [formate-C-acetyltransferase]-activating enzyme encodes MTSSAVQRINCSLIAPGADRAPSGPQGHIFNIQRYSLNDGHGIRSVVFFKGCPHTCPWCANPESMSPRQHIVRRMAKCLHCQPCLNDPDECPSGALERIGQFIGLEALLQQLLKDEVFYRTSGGGVTLSGGEVLMQAPFAGQLLQRLRRYGIHTAIETAGDAPLPRLLLLTEHCDQVLFDLKIMDTGTARRVLNINQPRVLANFAALAARGVALTPRVPLIPGYTLSQENVAQILAFLAPFALKEIHLLPFHQYGAAKYELLGRDYPLRDVAPPTEQDIAPLRAMAEAAGYRVVTGG; translated from the coding sequence ATGACATCATCCGCCGTACAGCGCATCAACTGTAGCCTGATCGCGCCCGGTGCAGACCGGGCGCCCAGCGGGCCGCAGGGCCATATTTTCAACATCCAGCGCTATTCGCTGAATGACGGCCACGGCATCCGCAGCGTGGTGTTCTTCAAAGGGTGCCCGCACACCTGCCCGTGGTGCGCCAACCCGGAATCCATGTCGCCGCGGCAGCACATCGTGCGGCGCATGGCCAAATGCCTGCACTGCCAGCCCTGCTTGAACGATCCCGACGAATGCCCAAGCGGGGCGCTGGAGCGCATCGGGCAATTCATCGGGCTGGAGGCCCTGCTGCAACAGTTACTGAAAGACGAGGTGTTTTACCGCACTTCCGGCGGGGGCGTAACGCTCTCCGGCGGCGAAGTGCTGATGCAGGCGCCCTTCGCCGGGCAACTGCTCCAGCGCCTGCGCCGGTACGGCATCCACACGGCGATAGAGACCGCCGGCGACGCGCCGCTGCCCAGGTTGTTGCTGCTGACGGAGCATTGCGATCAGGTGCTGTTCGATCTGAAAATCATGGACACCGGCACCGCAAGGCGCGTATTGAACATCAACCAACCGCGGGTGCTGGCTAACTTCGCCGCCCTGGCCGCACGCGGCGTGGCCCTCACTCCACGCGTTCCCCTGATCCCCGGTTACACCCTCAGCCAGGAAAATGTCGCGCAGATACTGGCTTTTCTGGCCCCTTTCGCGTTAAAAGAGATCCATCTGCTGCCGTTCCACCAATACGGCGCGGCCAAGTATGAACTGCTGGGGCGCGATTACCCGCTACGCGATGTGGCGCCGCCAACCGAGCAGGACATTGCGCCGTTGCGCGCCATGGCCGAAGCAGCAGGATACCGGGTGGTGACCGGGGGTTAA
- a CDS encoding PTS fructose transporter subunit EIIC, producing MKELINILKNTRQHLMTGVSHMIPFVVAGGILLAVSVMLYGKGAVPDAATDPNLKKLFDIGVAGLTLMVPFLAAYIGYSIADRSALAPAAIGAWVGASFGAGFFGAIIAGLLGGTIVFYLKKIPVPKILRSVMPIFVIPIIGTLLTAGIMMWGLGAPIGALTTGLTEWLQGMQQGSIVVLAIIMGLMLAFDMGGPVNKVAYAFMLICVAQGVYTVVAIAAVAIATPPLGLGFATLIGRKYYTVEEREAGKAAILMGCVGVTEGAIPFAAADPLRVIPAIMIGAASAATTAALLGAQCYAGWGGLIVLPVVEGKLGFIIALLVGMTVTALLVNLLKSFAAKKQAAAAKESDLDLDFEIN from the coding sequence ATGAAAGAGCTGATAAACATCCTAAAAAATACGCGCCAGCACCTGATGACCGGCGTATCCCACATGATCCCGTTTGTGGTGGCCGGCGGCATTTTACTGGCGGTTTCCGTCATGCTGTACGGCAAAGGGGCGGTGCCGGACGCCGCAACCGATCCCAACCTGAAAAAGCTGTTTGATATCGGCGTCGCCGGCCTGACGCTGATGGTGCCTTTCCTGGCGGCTTACATCGGCTACTCCATTGCCGATCGCTCCGCGCTGGCCCCGGCGGCCATCGGCGCCTGGGTGGGCGCTTCCTTCGGCGCCGGCTTCTTTGGCGCCATTATCGCCGGCCTGCTGGGCGGGACGATCGTGTTTTACCTGAAGAAGATCCCGGTGCCGAAGATCCTGCGTTCGGTGATGCCGATCTTCGTGATCCCCATCATCGGCACGCTGCTGACGGCCGGCATCATGATGTGGGGGCTGGGAGCGCCGATCGGCGCGCTGACCACCGGCCTGACGGAATGGCTGCAGGGCATGCAGCAAGGCAGCATCGTGGTGTTGGCGATCATTATGGGGCTGATGCTGGCCTTCGATATGGGCGGCCCGGTGAACAAAGTGGCCTATGCCTTCATGCTGATCTGCGTGGCGCAGGGGGTTTACACCGTGGTCGCCATCGCCGCCGTGGCGATCGCCACCCCACCGCTCGGGCTGGGGTTCGCCACCCTGATCGGCCGGAAATATTACACTGTAGAAGAACGCGAAGCCGGTAAGGCCGCCATTTTGATGGGCTGCGTCGGCGTCACCGAAGGGGCAATCCCGTTCGCCGCCGCCGATCCGCTGCGCGTGATCCCGGCGATTATGATCGGCGCCGCCAGCGCAGCCACCACCGCGGCCTTGCTGGGCGCACAGTGCTATGCCGGCTGGGGCGGGCTTATCGTGCTGCCGGTGGTGGAAGGCAAACTGGGCTTCATCATCGCGCTGCTGGTCGGTATGACGGTAACGGCACTGCTGGTTAACCTGCTCAAAAGTTTCGCGGCCAAAAAACAGGCGGCGGCGGCAAAAGAGAGCGATCTGGATCTGGATTTTGAAATCAACTAA
- the metE gene encoding 5-methyltetrahydropteroyltriglutamate--homocysteine S-methyltransferase, producing the protein MAILNHTLGFPRVGLRRELKKAQESYWAGNSTQEELLAVGRELRARHWQQQQQAGVDLVPVGDFAWYDHVLTTSLLLGNVPARHQNKDGSIDLDTLFRIGRGRAPTGEPAAAAEMTKWFNTNYHYMVPEFQKGQQFKLGWTQLLDEVDEALALGHKIKPVLLGPVTYLWLGKVKGEQFDRLSLLKDILPVYQQVLAELAKRGVEWVQIDEPALVLELPQEWLNAFKPAYEALQGQVKLLLTTYFDSIGHNLDTIRALPVQGLHVDLVAGHDDVTALNQALPQDWLLSLGVINGRNVWRADLSNWFDRLQPLVGSRQLWIGSSCSLLHSPIDLSVETRLDDEVKSWFAFALQKCAELALLTQALNAPDADKQKQLDAYSAPIRARRESTRVHNAQVENRLAAITARDIERQHAYVERAKAQRARFNLPAWPTTTIGSFPQTTEIRGLRLDFKQGRLDGNNYRTSIGEHIKQAVAEQERLGLDVLVHGEAERNDMVEYFGENLDGFVFTQNGWVQSYGSRCVKPPIIIGDISRPQPITVEWAKFAQSLTDKPVKGMLTGPVTILCWSFPREDVSREVIAKQIALALRDEVADLEKAGIGIIQIDEPALREGLPLRQSDWAAYLRWAVDAFKLNAAVAQDDTQIHTHMCYCEFNDIMDSIAALDADVITIETSRSDMDLLEAFKEFEYPNEIGPGVYDIHSPNVPSVEWIEALLRKAAQNIPAERLWVNPDCGLKTRGWPETRLSLENMVLAAKRLREQA; encoded by the coding sequence ATGGCAATTTTGAATCACACACTGGGTTTTCCACGCGTTGGTCTGCGTCGTGAACTGAAAAAAGCGCAGGAAAGCTACTGGGCAGGTAACTCAACGCAGGAAGAACTGTTAGCGGTTGGCCGCGAGCTGCGCGCTCGCCATTGGCAACAGCAGCAGCAAGCCGGGGTGGATCTGGTGCCGGTCGGCGATTTCGCCTGGTACGATCACGTATTGACCACCAGCCTGCTGCTGGGCAACGTGCCTGCCCGCCACCAAAACAAAGATGGTTCTATCGATCTGGATACGCTGTTCCGCATCGGCCGTGGCCGTGCGCCAACCGGCGAACCTGCCGCCGCGGCGGAAATGACCAAGTGGTTTAACACCAACTACCACTACATGGTGCCTGAATTCCAAAAAGGCCAGCAGTTCAAACTGGGCTGGACCCAACTGCTGGACGAAGTTGACGAAGCGCTGGCGCTGGGCCACAAAATCAAACCTGTGCTGCTGGGGCCGGTAACCTACCTGTGGCTGGGCAAAGTGAAAGGCGAACAGTTCGATCGCCTGTCATTACTGAAAGACATCCTGCCGGTTTATCAGCAAGTGCTGGCCGAACTGGCGAAACGCGGCGTTGAGTGGGTGCAGATTGATGAGCCTGCGCTGGTGCTGGAGCTGCCGCAGGAATGGCTGAACGCCTTCAAACCGGCGTATGAAGCGCTGCAAGGCCAGGTAAAACTGCTGCTGACCACTTACTTCGACAGCATCGGCCATAATCTGGACACCATCCGTGCGCTGCCGGTACAAGGGCTGCATGTGGATCTGGTCGCCGGCCATGACGACGTTACCGCGCTCAACCAGGCGCTGCCGCAAGATTGGCTGCTGTCTCTGGGTGTGATCAACGGCCGCAACGTTTGGCGCGCCGATCTGAGCAACTGGTTTGATCGCCTGCAACCGCTGGTGGGTAGCCGCCAACTGTGGATCGGCTCTTCCTGCTCATTGCTGCACAGCCCTATCGATCTGAGCGTGGAAACCCGCCTGGACGATGAAGTGAAGAGCTGGTTTGCCTTCGCACTGCAAAAATGTGCCGAGCTGGCGCTGCTGACCCAGGCGTTGAACGCGCCGGATGCCGATAAACAGAAACAGCTGGATGCCTACAGCGCGCCAATCCGTGCACGCCGTGAATCCACCCGTGTGCACAATGCGCAGGTGGAAAACCGCCTGGCCGCCATTACCGCCCGCGATATCGAACGCCAGCATGCGTATGTCGAACGTGCGAAAGCGCAGCGTGCGCGTTTCAATCTGCCGGCCTGGCCGACCACCACCATCGGCTCTTTCCCGCAGACCACTGAAATCCGCGGCCTGCGCCTGGACTTCAAACAGGGCCGCCTGGACGGCAACAACTACCGCACCAGTATCGGCGAGCACATTAAACAAGCGGTCGCCGAGCAGGAACGCCTGGGGCTGGACGTGCTGGTGCACGGCGAAGCCGAGCGTAACGACATGGTGGAATACTTCGGTGAAAACCTGGACGGCTTCGTCTTTACCCAGAACGGCTGGGTGCAAAGCTACGGTTCCCGCTGCGTGAAGCCACCGATCATCATCGGCGACATCAGCCGCCCGCAGCCGATCACCGTCGAATGGGCCAAGTTTGCCCAGTCGCTGACCGACAAACCGGTGAAAGGGATGCTGACCGGGCCGGTAACCATCCTGTGCTGGTCGTTCCCGCGTGAAGACGTCAGCCGCGAAGTGATCGCTAAGCAGATCGCTCTGGCGCTGCGTGACGAAGTGGCGGATCTGGAGAAAGCCGGTATCGGCATCATCCAGATCGATGAACCTGCGCTGCGCGAAGGCCTGCCTCTGCGCCAATCTGATTGGGCGGCTTACCTGCGCTGGGCGGTGGATGCCTTCAAGCTCAACGCGGCGGTTGCACAGGATGACACGCAGATCCACACCCATATGTGTTACTGCGAGTTCAACGACATCATGGACTCTATCGCGGCGCTGGATGCAGACGTGATCACCATCGAAACCTCACGCTCTGATATGGACCTGCTGGAAGCGTTCAAAGAGTTTGAATACCCGAACGAAATCGGCCCAGGCGTTTACGATATTCACTCGCCGAACGTGCCAAGCGTGGAATGGATCGAAGCGTTGCTGCGCAAAGCGGCGCAGAACATCCCGGCTGAGCGCCTGTGGGTGAATCCGGACTGCGGCCTGAAAACCCGCGGCTGGCCGGAAACCCGGCTGTCGCTGGAAAACATGGTGCTGGCGGCCAAACGCCTGCGCGAACAGGCATAA